A single genomic interval of Candidatus Gracilibacteria bacterium harbors:
- a CDS encoding ABC transporter ATP-binding protein, with the protein MLELKNITKDYVVGIETIHILKGINLTIQDGEFVAIMGPSGSGKSTLMNIIGLLDRPTTGEYFLDEHDTSKLTDNDEAEFRGKKIGFIFQGYNLIPRLTALEQVMLPLDYQGMGATEKERLAKQALDRVGLSSKYDSRPTEMSGGQQQRVSIARAIVGAPSVLLADEPTGALDSKTGQEVLEIFRSLNDEGRTIVLITHDEKIGKAAKRMVKIFDGEIV; encoded by the coding sequence ATGCTCGAATTGAAAAACATCACGAAAGACTATGTTGTTGGTATTGAGACGATTCATATTTTGAAATGAATTAATCTCACTATTCAAGATGGAGAATTTGTTGCCATCATGGGGCCATCAGGAAGTGGAAAATCCACTCTCATGAATATTATCGGGCTTCTCGATCGTCCGACGACGGGAGAGTATTTTCTCGATGAACATGATACTTCGAAACTCACAGACAATGATGAAGCAGAATTTCGTGGCAAGAAAATTGGTTTTATTTTCCAATGATATAATCTCATTCCTCGTCTCACAGCATTGGAACAAGTTATGTTGCCATTGGATTATCAAGGAATGGGTGCGACAGAAAAAGAACGTCTTGCGAAACAAGCACTGGATCGTGTTGGACTTTCGAGTAAGTATGATAGTAGACCAACAGAAATGTCATGAGGACAACAACAACGTGTCTCTATTGCCCGAGCAATTGTCGGCGCACCTTCTGTACTACTGGCAGATGAGCCAACAGGAGCACTGGATTCAAAAACAGGACAAGAAGTTCTCGAAATATTTCGGTCACTCAATGATGAAGGACGAACAATTGTTCTGATTACCCACGATGAAAAAATCGGAAAAGCCGCAAAGCGAATGGTAAAGATTTTTGATGGGGAAATTGTATAG
- a CDS encoding HlyD family efflux transporter periplasmic adaptor subunit — protein sequence MTFKKKIIVSVLVLAIGGGGYYWFSQKSVTDRVITARTITVSTGSLSSTIKATGNISAMEESTLSFAKDGIVSVIYKKEGDSVVADDVIAEIDAGTADLDLESAERNLSDAQATYDELFDPADAADIAKAKANLEESQASLKLMETEYANLLISQKATLAQNQSDLDLQREKVKLTESELEYTKKNISTDTDTNNLEKDVASTWLIVEGIDRDIPDILSDLEDISYVDDKISDWYGDISNQNATLKGKTDTFYQSILVEVAAFGTGVNMIRNNGGNTDFDTVNDILLQARTLTTHMSEFTSLILQELDATRANATWSSDTLDTTKSDTKTIASTLASKLSSLNSTYTTLKNYGSDDLQALSDKNTITAKEQSLVSAQNSLKKAEQDFEQLKKDQEVKRISSQNEIARQQNTITQNQYSYNELINGPKTSEIRSAKSKVESARISLQKVKEGMKDYQIIASFSGTVEDIPWKVGESAETNEGILVANKDTYKIELSLDQIDIVKVQEGMEARVVLDAFPTQTFTGVVTSISATPTITSGVVSYTAVVGVSIEGVNVMSNMTTTVTIIVSNKENVILIPSGAITSENGKSYVNIQTGRGINASTEKREVTIGTISDGKTEILSGLTVGETISYTPIFTSTTTRTSSSSTSTRNTSNGGMMGGGMGGPPPGF from the coding sequence ATGACTTTTAAGAAGAAGATTATTGTAAGCGTCTTGGTGCTTGCAATTGGTTGAGGAGGCTACTATTGGTTTTCACAAAAATCTGTCACAGATCGAGTAATAACAGCCCGAACTATTACGGTTTCTACTGGCTCCCTCTCCTCTACGATCAAGGCAACGGGGAATATTTCTGCTATGGAGGAATCTACACTTTCTTTTGCGAAAGACGGAATCGTTTCCGTCATTTATAAAAAAGAAGGTGATTCTGTAGTGGCTGATGATGTAATTGCTGAGATTGATGCTGGTACGGCAGATCTCGATCTCGAGAGTGCTGAGAGGAATCTGAGTGATGCACAAGCAACATATGATGAGCTTTTTGATCCAGCTGATGCTGCTGATATTGCCAAAGCAAAAGCAAACCTCGAAGAGTCGCAAGCTTCTCTCAAGCTCATGGAAACGGAATATGCGAATCTTCTGATCTCACAGAAGGCAACACTTGCACAAAACCAATCAGATCTCGATCTCCAGAGAGAAAAAGTCAAACTGACAGAATCTGAACTCGAATATACCAAGAAAAATATCTCTACTGACACTGATACGAATAATCTCGAAAAAGATGTGGCAAGTACATGGCTCATTGTCGAAGGAATTGATCGTGATATACCAGATATTCTCAGTGATCTCGAAGATATTTCATATGTAGATGATAAGATCAGTGACTGGTATGGGGATATTAGTAATCAGAACGCTACTCTAAAATGAAAGACGGATACTTTCTATCAGAGTATTCTTGTAGAAGTTGCAGCGTTCGGTACAGGAGTGAATATGATTCGAAATAATGGAGGAAATACCGACTTCGATACTGTGAATGATATTCTCCTGCAGGCACGTACACTCACAACACATATGTCTGAGTTCACGAGTCTCATTCTCCAGGAACTCGATGCGACTCGTGCGAATGCAACATGGTCGAGTGACACTCTAGACACCACGAAAAGCGATACCAAAACCATTGCAAGTACTCTCGCCTCAAAACTTTCATCTCTCAATTCTACGTACACAACTCTGAAAAATTATGGCAGTGATGATCTCCAGGCACTCTCTGACAAAAATACCATTACCGCGAAAGAACAATCGCTCGTAAGTGCACAAAACAGTCTCAAGAAAGCAGAACAAGATTTCGAACAACTCAAAAAAGATCAGGAAGTAAAACGAATATCGAGTCAAAACGAGATTGCTCGTCAGCAAAATACTATTACACAAAATCAATATAGCTATAATGAATTGATCAATGGCCCGAAAACATCGGAAATTCGTTCTGCAAAGAGTAAGGTTGAATCTGCGAGAATATCGCTCCAAAAAGTGAAAGAAGGTATGAAGGACTATCAGATTATCGCGAGTTTTTCGGGAACCGTCGAAGACATCCCATGGAAAGTCGGAGAAAGTGCTGAAACGAATGAAGGTATCCTCGTCGCGAACAAGGACACCTACAAGATAGAACTCTCACTTGACCAGATCGACATCGTGAAAGTACAAGAGTGAATGGAAGCAAGAGTAGTTCTCGATGCATTCCCAACTCAGACCTTCACCGGAGTCGTGACTTCGATATCTGCTACTCCAACCATCACTTCTGGTGTTGTATCATATACGGCAGTAGTCGGCGTCTCTATAGAGTGAGTGAATGTCATGTCTAATATGACAACAACCGTCACCATCATTGTTTCCAACAAAGAAAATGTCATCTTGATTCCCTCCGGAGCTATCACATCAGAAAATGGAAAAAGTTATGTGAATATTCAGACAGGTCGAGGAATAAACGCATCAACAGAGAAACGTGAAGTTACTATCGGAACCATAAGTGACGGAAAAACAGAAATACTCTCAGGACTGACAGTCTGAGAAACTATCTCGTACACTCCTATTTTCACCTCAACAACTACAAGAACATCATCATCTTCGACCTCAACGAGAAATACAAGTAACGGTGGCATGATGGGTGGTGGGATGGGTGGTCCTCCTCCTGGATTCTAG
- a CDS encoding AAA family ATPase codes for MSLDLNPTFQKAFQLLDTTSRNVFLTGRAGTGKSTFLEYFRLHTKKKVVVLAPTGVAALNIHGVTIHSFFGWKPHTTPEDIKPSKKNKELFAKIDTIIIDEISMVRADILDLVDVTLRINREGMRHIPFGGIQMVFIGDLYQLPPVLTSAEKPIFMERYKSPYFFDAFVMTDGAFDMDFVEFENIYRQRDNAFIGLLNKIRNNSVEQNDIELLNERLIGKVLPVRHESGEGFSITLTTTNASAETMNSERLGNLPGLHRTFDGYTEGHFDSKNLPTELHLILKIGAQVMFVANDTRGRWVNGTIGRIAGFKKDEEGEDYLEVTKDDGETVNVTPFEWEMYEYAQDDITGVPTMKVAGTFTQFPLKLAWAITIHKSQGKTFDHVVVDIGNGAFAHGQVYVALSRCRSFEGLFLMKPIQKRHIFMDYAIVRFLTRYQYRIAEQQMSREDRIDFIESAIMDGQDIEMVYLKGKDEKSNRRITPISIGDMAHMGKKYLGMVAHCHERGEERVFAVARILEMKKVEK; via the coding sequence ATGTCACTCGACCTCAATCCTACATTCCAGAAGGCTTTCCAGCTCCTCGATACAACATCGCGAAATGTTTTTCTCACGGGTCGTGCTGGAACGGGGAAGTCGACCTTTCTCGAGTATTTCCGCTTGCATACGAAGAAAAAAGTCGTCGTACTTGCACCGACCGGAGTAGCAGCGCTCAATATCCATGGGGTGACGATTCATTCCTTCTTCGGATGGAAGCCACATACGACACCAGAGGATATCAAGCCTTCGAAGAAGAATAAGGAGCTTTTTGCGAAAATCGATACCATCATTATCGACGAGATTTCCATGGTGAGAGCGGATATCCTAGATCTGGTCGATGTCACGCTTCGTATCAATCGTGAAGGGATGAGACATATTCCATTTGGTGGTATTCAGATGGTATTTATCGGGGATCTCTATCAACTTCCACCAGTACTCACTTCCGCTGAGAAGCCAATTTTCATGGAACGATACAAGAGTCCGTATTTTTTCGATGCATTTGTGATGACGGACGGGGCATTCGATATGGATTTCGTCGAGTTCGAGAATATTTACCGTCAGCGAGACAATGCATTTATCGGCCTTCTCAATAAAATTCGCAATAACAGTGTGGAGCAGAATGACATAGAGCTTCTGAATGAGCGACTCATCGGAAAAGTACTTCCAGTTCGCCATGAATCGGGTGAAGGTTTTTCTATTACACTCACGACTACCAATGCGAGTGCAGAGACGATGAATTCGGAAAGACTCGGGAATCTTCCAGGACTTCATCGGACATTCGACGGCTATACAGAATGACATTTCGATTCCAAAAATCTCCCGACAGAACTTCATCTGATATTAAAAATTGGTGCGCAAGTGATGTTCGTCGCGAATGATACGCGCGGTCGTTGGGTGAATGGAACAATCGGTCGCATCGCAGGATTCAAAAAAGATGAAGAAGGAGAGGATTATCTCGAAGTCACGAAAGATGATGGAGAAACCGTGAATGTGACGCCGTTCGAATGGGAGATGTATGAGTACGCGCAGGATGATATCACGGGTGTACCGACGATGAAGGTGGCAGGTACTTTCACTCAATTTCCTCTGAAGCTCGCGTGGGCTATCACGATTCATAAGTCTCAGGGAAAAACGTTCGATCATGTCGTGGTGGATATTGGAAACGGTGCTTTCGCACACGGACAAGTCTATGTGGCGCTTTCTCGTTGTCGTTCATTTGAAGGATTATTTCTCATGAAGCCCATCCAGAAACGACATATTTTCATGGATTATGCGATTGTGCGTTTTCTCACGCGCTATCAGTATCGTATAGCAGAGCAACAAATGTCGCGCGAGGATCGTATCGATTTTATCGAATCAGCTATTATGGATGGGCAAGATATCGAGATGGTCTATCTGAAAGGAAAAGACGAGAAATCGAATCGTCGAATCACGCCGATTAGCATCGGGGATATGGCACACATGGGGAAAAAATATCTCGGCATGGTGGCACATTGTCATGAACGTGGTGAGGAACGTGTTTTTGCAGTTGCTCGGATTCTTGAGATGAAAAAAGTCGAGAAATAA
- a CDS encoding anaerobic ribonucleoside-triphosphate reductase activating protein produces the protein MLVSGLQKLSLLDYPGKVACVVFTPGCNLRCGFCHNPEFVLPEKLLSIKASFLEEREFFDFLKKRQGILDAVSICGGEPTMHQDLPDFCRRIKELGFLVKLDTNGSHPEILAHLLEKNLIDYVAMDVKHIWSKYQEITGRDIEISKYQESIKLIIDSAPDYEFRTTVIDGVHSQEDILEIASYIQGAKAYYLQNYRPGEVLDLSFVGSSFTEEKLVSIANEVNRKGLHCTVRK, from the coding sequence ATGTTAGTATCTGGACTTCAGAAGCTCTCACTTCTTGATTATCCGGGAAAAGTCGCTTGTGTCGTCTTCACTCCCGGATGCAATCTTCGCTGTGGATTCTGTCACAATCCAGAATTCGTGCTTCCTGAGAAACTTCTCTCTATCAAGGCATCTTTTCTGGAGGAACGAGAGTTCTTCGACTTTCTCAAGAAGCGACAAGGGATTCTCGACGCGGTTTCTATCTGTGGCGGAGAGCCGACGATGCATCAGGATTTACCTGATTTCTGTCGGCGGATCAAGGAGCTTGGATTCCTCGTGAAGCTCGATACGAACGGGAGTCATCCAGAAATACTCGCTCATCTTCTTGAAAAAAATCTTATCGATTATGTTGCTATGGATGTGAAGCATATTTGGAGTAAATATCAGGAGATTACGGGAAGAGATATTGAGATTTCGAAATATCAGGAAAGTATAAAGCTTATTATTGATTCCGCTCCTGATTATGAATTTCGTACGACGGTAATTGATGGTGTACATTCTCAGGAAGATATTCTCGAGATAGCATCATATATTCAGGGTGCGAAAGCATATTATCTCCAGAACTATCGTCCTGGAGAGGTTCTTGATCTGAGTTTTGTTGGTTCCAGTTTTACAGAAGAAAAATTGGTGAGTATTGCGAATGAGGTTAATCGAAAATGACTACACTGCACGGTAAGAAAATAA
- a CDS encoding anaerobic ribonucleoside-triphosphate reductase produces MDHFFDANGNKIERTRCEIYTRVMGYYRPVTQFNKGKKSEFYTRKYFDEKESMSNQACAC; encoded by the coding sequence ATGGACCACTTCTTCGATGCCAATGGCAACAAGATCGAGCGAACTCGCTGTGAGATCTACACTCGTGTCATGGGTTACTATCGCCCAGTAACACAGTTCAACAAAGGAAAAAAATCCGAGTTCTACACGCGGAAGTATTTCGATGAGAAAGAGAGTATGAGTAACCAAGCGTGCGCATGTTAG
- a CDS encoding ribonucleoside triphosphate reductase, which yields MAIYKIKKRNSTIVTFERIKIEFAIEKAIRAVGGSDFSTLPNMVDEVVDLTEFRHGDDIPTVEQIQDIIEEVLIKHEHDTVAKAYILYRAKRTEARDDTQIMLEVGKTLEEYLEKSDWRVNANANSGYSLGGLILNTSGKMTASYWLSHIYPKEVGNAHRNGDYHIHDLDMFCGYCAGWSLRQLLEEGFNGMPNRIESAPPKNLQAAVNQMINFLGTLQNEWAGAQAFSSFDTYLSPFVHKYSEEIREDIEKNQMSFPSEAMKEKYIEDKTYNYVLQQMQNFVFGLNVPSRWGTQTPFTNITLDWSCPEDLTDKALHLGGYEKGLYSKTYGELDREREVVNRALLQVYSEGDYRGRAFTFPIPTYNITPDFPWESEAVNSLFDVTAKYGLPYFQNFIGSQYKRVPDKNGNMMRVENPDAYKPGAVRSMCCRLQLDLRELMKRGNGLFGSAEMTGSIGVVTINMARIGYLHRGDKEGFKLRVYELMDLAKTSLEIKRKVLSEWLGKGLYPYTYRYLRSFRNHFSTIGLNGMNEAIMNFTNGKEDITTDFGRAFATEILDMMREVLKQYQEETGNMYNLEATPAEGTTYRFAREDKRQHPEMFQAGTEVNPYYTNSTQIPVNFTDDAFEALDYQNDLQCKYTGGTVLHLYMGERISDATACKNFIRKVIENYQLPYITVTPTFSICPKHGYVNGEHDFCPKCDAEIGFTGQKFDMNARAPYTADAEKKQELETILL from the coding sequence ATGGCAATCTACAAGATAAAAAAACGAAATAGTACCATCGTAACATTCGAGCGGATCAAGATAGAATTCGCAATAGAAAAAGCAATTCGAGCGGTTGGTGGGAGTGATTTTTCGACGCTTCCGAACATGGTGGATGAGGTGGTGGATTTGACAGAATTTCGTCACGGAGATGATATCCCAACAGTGGAACAGATTCAGGATATTATCGAAGAAGTCCTCATCAAGCATGAGCATGATACCGTCGCAAAGGCCTATATCCTCTATCGAGCAAAGCGAACCGAGGCACGAGACGATACACAGATCATGCTCGAAGTGGGGAAGACGCTCGAAGAATACCTCGAGAAGAGCGATTGGCGCGTGAATGCGAATGCGAATTCTGGATACTCTCTCGGAGGACTTATCCTGAATACCTCAGGAAAGATGACAGCGAGTTATTGGCTCTCACATATCTATCCGAAAGAAGTCGGGAATGCGCACCGAAATGGAGACTATCACATCCATGATCTCGATATGTTCTGTGGATACTGTGCCGGATGGAGCCTGAGACAACTTCTCGAAGAAGGGTTCAATGGTATGCCGAACCGTATCGAATCCGCACCGCCAAAAAACCTCCAGGCTGCCGTGAATCAGATGATTAACTTCCTTGGCACACTCCAGAATGAGTGGGCAGGAGCTCAAGCATTCTCATCATTCGATACTTACCTCTCACCATTTGTGCACAAGTACAGTGAGGAGATCCGAGAGGATATCGAGAAGAATCAGATGAGTTTCCCGAGCGAAGCAATGAAGGAAAAATATATCGAAGACAAGACGTATAATTATGTACTTCAACAGATGCAGAATTTCGTTTTTGGGCTTAATGTCCCATCCAGGTGGGGAACGCAGACACCATTCACGAATATTACACTCGATTGGTCATGTCCAGAAGACCTTACCGATAAAGCACTCCATCTCGGAGGATATGAGAAGTGACTTTACTCGAAAACCTATGGAGAACTCGATAGGGAACGTGAGGTAGTGAATCGAGCACTTCTCCAGGTCTACAGTGAAGGGGACTATCGTGGACGAGCCTTCACATTCCCAATCCCGACGTACAATATCACTCCAGATTTTCCATGGGAAAGCGAGGCAGTGAATTCACTCTTCGATGTGACGGCGAAATACGGACTCCCATACTTCCAGAACTTCATCGGTTCTCAGTACAAGCGAGTTCCTGATAAGAATGGGAATATGATGCGCGTCGAGAATCCTGATGCCTACAAGCCAGGAGCGGTACGATCGATGTGTTGCCGTCTCCAGCTCGATCTCAGAGAACTCATGAAGCGAGGAAATGGACTCTTCGGTTCTGCAGAAATGACCGGTTCTATTGGAGTGGTGACTATTAATATGGCGCGTATCGGATACCTCCATAGAGGCGATAAAGAAGGATTCAAACTCCGAGTCTATGAGCTCATGGATCTCGCGAAAACCTCCCTCGAGATCAAGCGTAAGGTGCTCTCTGAGTGGCTCGGAAAGTGACTCTATCCATACACCTACCGGTATCTTCGTTCCTTCCGAAACCATTTTTCTACGATTGGGCTCAATGGGATGAATGAAGCGATCATGAACTTCACAAACGGGAAGGAAGATATCACCACAGACTTCGGTCGCGCATTCGCCACTGAGATTCTCGACATGATGCGAGAAGTTCTGAAACAATATCAAGAAGAAACAGGAAACATGTACAACCTCGAAGCAACACCCGCAGAGGGAACGACCTACCGATTTGCCCGTGAAGACAAGCGTCAGCATCCAGAAATGTTCCAGGCAGGGACGGAAGTGAATCCATACTACACGAATTCGACACAGATTCCTGTGAACTTCACAGACGATGCCTTCGAAGCGCTCGACTATCAGAATGATCTCCAGTGCAAGTATACCGGAGGAACGGTTCTACATCTCTACATGGGAGAGCGAATTTCTGATGCTACGGCGTGCAAGAACTTCATACGAAAAGTGATCGAGAACTACCAGCTCCCATATATCACAGTGACACCGACATTCTCCATCTGTCCGAAGCATGGCTACGTCAATGGAGAGCATGATTTTTGTCCGAAATGTGATGCAGAGATCGGATTCACTGGTCAGAAATTCGATATGAATGCCCGAGCCCCATACACGGCGGATGCTGAGAAAAAACAGGAACTCGAAACAATCTTGCTATAA
- the rnc gene encoding ribonuclease III, translating to MTRTSLRFDRDVFESKVESLLTSLQIQPKDISLYVLACVHRSVLNESQTGYSESNERLEYLGDAVLELSVTRALFFHFPEKPEGELTDIRSALVRGRNLAEIAKRLTVTEAIQLSRGESLAGGQENAYILANTLEALIGALYLDQGFEIADAFIQKHIFSTLDHILENGLYVDPKSYLQEITQALWGIIPVYTVIAEEGADHNKTYIIDATLGTVILGQGKGTSKKKAEQDAAEKSISQRKEWEGKITLPKKTYGK from the coding sequence ATGACCCGCACTTCTCTTCGTTTTGATCGAGATGTGTTTGAATCGAAGGTAGAATCGCTTCTCACTTCGCTTCAGATACAGCCGAAAGATATATCTCTTTATGTGCTTGCTTGTGTGCATCGTTCGGTTCTGAATGAATCACAGACAGGCTATTCTGAATCCAATGAGCGACTCGAATATCTCGGTGATGCTGTTCTTGAACTTTCTGTGACGAGGGCACTCTTTTTTCATTTCCCAGAAAAACCAGAAGGGGAACTCACAGATATTCGTTCTGCGCTCGTACGTGGACGTAATCTCGCAGAGATAGCGAAGCGTTTGACTGTTACAGAAGCAATTCAGCTTTCTCGAGGGGAATCACTTGCTGGTGGACAAGAAAATGCCTATATTCTCGCGAATACGCTGGAAGCATTGATCGGAGCGCTGTATCTCGATCAGGGATTTGAGATTGCCGATGCTTTTATTCAGAAACATATTTTCTCGACACTCGATCATATTCTCGAGAATGGACTCTATGTCGATCCGAAATCATACCTCCAGGAAATTACCCAAGCTCTCTGGGGAATTATTCCAGTATATACCGTTATTGCAGAGGAAGGAGCAGATCACAACAAGACGTATATTATCGATGCAACACTGGGAACCGTTATTCTTGGTCAAGGAAAATGAACGAGCAAGAAAAAAGCTGAACAAGATGCTGCAGAAAAGTCGATTTCTCAGAGAAAAGAATGGGAATGAAAAATTACACTTCCGAAGAAAACGTATGGGAAATAG
- a CDS encoding transcription antitermination factor NusB yields the protein MVSRRRTREYLLQALYARAELGSSYDRATFTESFFQGDTPDSFEYSYVDMLEGVILPHEAELLSIISHLAPKFDLATMPVLHILILMIALSEILYAQNLGIPESVSVNEAIELAKRFSDDHGKGFINGALSTFLKEREKILAEKKNVKFRVFK from the coding sequence ATGGTTTCTCGTCGTCGTACTCGTGAGTATCTTCTTCAGGCTCTCTATGCTCGCGCAGAGCTCGGTTCTTCTTATGATCGTGCAACTTTCACGGAGAGTTTCTTTCAGGGGGATACTCCTGATTCTTTTGAGTACTCATATGTCGATATGCTTGAAGGTGTGATTTTGCCACATGAAGCAGAACTTCTCTCGATTATCAGTCATCTTGCTCCGAAGTTTGATCTGGCAACGATGCCAGTACTTCATATATTGATTCTGATGATTGCACTTTCTGAGATTCTGTATGCGCAGAATCTTGGTATTCCTGAATCGGTCAGTGTGAATGAAGCAATTGAGCTTGCGAAACGTTTTTCCGATGATCATGGAAAAGGATTCATCAATGGTGCACTTTCTACATTTCTGAAGGAACGCGAGAAAATCCTTGCAGAAAAGAAAAATGTAAAGTTTCGAGTATTTAAATAA
- a CDS encoding 50S ribosomal protein L32 — MTISPQQQLSKVRGKKRYSAWLKLNAKRLKDLVSLQYNEAGEATALSHFASPITGEYKGRKVISIRTGKGKTPTKIRA; from the coding sequence ATGACTATCTCTCCTCAGCAACAACTCTCAAAAGTTCGCGGAAAAAAGCGTTATTCTGCTTGGCTCAAGCTCAATGCAAAACGTCTTAAGGATCTTGTATCACTTCAATACAATGAAGCAGGTGAAGCAACAGCTCTTTCTCACTTTGCATCTCCAATTACTGGTGAATACAAGGGACGAAAAGTTATCTCTATCCGAACAGGAAAAGGGAAGACTCCTACAAAAATTCGTGCCTAA
- the rpmA gene encoding 50S ribosomal protein L27 has translation MAHKKAMGSTANGRDSVAKRLGVKIYGGQPAFSGNIIIRQKGNTFWAGNGVAQGDDFTLFAVRDGVVSFQEKRRTRFDGRVYRDIYVSVV, from the coding sequence ATGGCTCATAAAAAAGCGATGGGTTCGACCGCCAATGGTCGTGACTCGGTTGCCAAAAGACTTGGCGTAAAGATCTACGGTGGACAACCAGCATTTTCTGGAAACATCATTATTCGTCAGAAAGGAAATACTTTCTGGGCTGGTAATGGAGTTGCTCAGGGTGATGATTTCACACTTTTCGCAGTTCGTGATGGTGTAGTGAGCTTCCAAGAGAAGCGTCGTACTCGTTTCGACGGGCGTGTATATCGTGATATTTACGTTTCGGTTGTGTAA
- the rpsG gene encoding 30S ribosomal protein S7, giving the protein MSTKGSVAFTTKNERLSKFVNYVMKEGKKTLAFKILNQTFDILREKGYTNPEEVFDKAIDNTMPKIECRPKRVGGAIYQVPTEVPPGRSFALASRWILAAARGKSGKDFSHFLAQEFIDAATETGTAVKKKLDVYKMAEANKAFARFANNR; this is encoded by the coding sequence ATGAGTACAAAAGGAAGCGTAGCATTCACAACAAAGAACGAACGACTCTCAAAGTTCGTGAACTATGTCATGAAAGAAGGTAAAAAAACTCTCGCGTTTAAGATTCTGAATCAGACTTTTGATATCCTCCGTGAAAAGGGATATACAAATCCTGAGGAAGTATTCGACAAGGCAATTGATAATACTATGCCAAAGATCGAATGTCGTCCAAAGCGCGTTGGTGGTGCTATCTACCAAGTACCAACTGAAGTTCCTCCAGGACGTTCATTTGCTCTTGCATCTCGTTGGATTCTTGCGGCAGCTCGTGGAAAGAGTGGAAAAGATTTCTCTCACTTCCTTGCACAAGAGTTTATCGATGCTGCTACTGAAACTGGTACAGCTGTCAAGAAAAAACTTGATGTCTACAAGATGGCTGAGGCGAACAAGGCATTTGCTCGTTTTGCAAACAACAGATAG
- the rpsL gene encoding 30S ribosomal protein S12 yields the protein MPTINQLVHKKRKDKTRKSKSPALQFNKNTLKKEMSPLSAPQRRGVCLKVYTSTPKKPNSALRKVAKVRLTNGYEVISYIGGEGHNLQEHSVVMLRGGRVKDLPGVRYHIVRGVLDCQGVDKRGQGRSLYGTKKPKAKK from the coding sequence ATGCCTACTATCAATCAACTTGTTCACAAGAAGCGAAAAGATAAAACTCGCAAGAGTAAATCTCCAGCTCTTCAGTTCAACAAAAATACTTTGAAAAAAGAAATGAGCCCACTTTCTGCTCCACAGCGTCGTGGTGTTTGTCTCAAGGTGTATACAAGTACTCCAAAAAAGCCAAACTCTGCCCTCCGAAAGGTAGCAAAGGTTCGTCTCACAAACGGTTATGAGGTTATATCATATATCGGAGGTGAAGGACACAATCTTCAAGAACACTCAGTGGTTATGCTTCGTGGTGGTCGTGTGAAGGATCTTCCAGGTGTACGATACCATATCGTACGTGGTGTTCTCGACTGTCAGGGTGTTGATAAGCGTGGACAAGGACGAAGCCTTTACGGTACTAAGAAACCAAAGGCAAAGAAATAG
- the rpsI gene encoding 30S ribosomal protein S9 — MSEKKYAYAVGRRKTAVAEIRLYTGKGENTANGAALESYVKRADLFHKIYSPLKTAGVFDAFHFDVKVSGSGENAQAEAIRHAIARALVVNDENLRKALKGAGLLTRDSRKVERKKPGLHKARKGPSWSKR; from the coding sequence ATGTCAGAGAAAAAATACGCATACGCTGTTGGTCGCCGAAAGACTGCAGTCGCTGAAATCCGCCTCTATACAGGAAAGGGTGAAAATACTGCCAACGGTGCAGCACTCGAATCATACGTAAAACGAGCAGATCTTTTTCACAAGATTTACTCTCCACTCAAGACTGCTGGTGTATTCGATGCATTTCACTTTGATGTAAAGGTATCAGGATCAGGAGAGAATGCTCAGGCAGAAGCAATTCGCCACGCTATCGCTCGTGCTCTCGTAGTGAACGATGAGAATCTTCGTAAGGCACTCAAGGGTGCTGGACTTCTCACTCGAGATTCACGTAAGGTTGAACGTAAGAAACCAGGTCTTCATAAGGCTCGTAAGGGTCCATCTTGGTCAAAGCGTTAA